The following are from one region of the Stigmatella ashevillena genome:
- a CDS encoding alpha/beta fold hydrolase, protein MARSIGGRERMGHTVPEALVLTTDLPPVFGPRVTRHRARRGPGPGSAGIHLPSGHGARAPGRDRGEDRGRGQGCASHLYCTGEGEPAIVLDAGLGDDSLIWGKIQPQLSKSTKVCSYDRAGFGWSDARPGRQDADAISAQLHQLLSVAGVHKPFVLMGHSIAGLYLRSYAAHYPSDLAGLVFVDGATPLQDDRVPKTLVKIQEEQRADMPWLRFLITVGWYRLQGDCTAVPPGLEAYAAWIKADSCVPSQIGVMENELDAGRRSGEQTLHAGPFGSLPVLVLSRDPSVLPSNWPPDVARGNAVVWNIMQDEALQLSTDSRRVIAKGSDHSLHLDRPDVVNAEVERFLTKLRATQASGTWTPAR, encoded by the coding sequence ATGGCCAGGAGCATCGGGGGAAGAGAGCGCATGGGGCATACTGTACCGGAGGCGCTGGTGCTCACCACGGATCTGCCCCCGGTCTTTGGGCCACGCGTTACTCGTCACCGTGCTCGGCGAGGACCAGGACCAGGCTCGGCGGGTATACATCTCCCTTCTGGCCATGGAGCGCGTGCTCCCGGGCGTGACCGGGGTGAAGACCGAGGACGTGGACAGGGCTGCGCCAGTCACCTGTATTGCACGGGCGAGGGCGAGCCAGCCATCGTACTCGACGCCGGCCTCGGCGACGACTCGTTGATATGGGGGAAAATCCAACCCCAGTTGTCCAAAAGCACGAAGGTCTGTTCGTACGATCGGGCGGGTTTCGGGTGGAGCGACGCGCGCCCGGGACGCCAGGATGCGGACGCCATTTCGGCGCAGCTCCACCAACTGCTATCCGTGGCGGGCGTGCATAAGCCGTTCGTGCTGATGGGACATTCCATCGCCGGGCTCTACCTGCGTTCCTACGCCGCGCATTACCCGAGCGACCTCGCTGGGCTCGTGTTCGTGGACGGTGCGACGCCCTTGCAGGATGACCGGGTGCCGAAGACCCTGGTGAAGATCCAGGAAGAGCAGCGCGCCGACATGCCGTGGCTGCGCTTCCTGATCACCGTCGGCTGGTATCGCCTCCAAGGCGATTGCACCGCCGTGCCGCCGGGTCTCGAAGCCTATGCCGCCTGGATCAAGGCGGACTCCTGTGTCCCCTCGCAGATCGGCGTCATGGAGAACGAACTGGATGCCGGGCGCAGGTCGGGTGAGCAAACCCTACACGCGGGGCCATTCGGGTCGCTGCCGGTCCTCGTGCTGTCGAGGGACCCGTCCGTCCTTCCCTCCAACTGGCCGCCCGACGTGGCCAGGGGGAACGCCGTCGTCTGGAACATCATGCAGGACGAAGCCCTCCAGCTGTCGACCGACTCGCGACGGGTGATCGCCAAGGGCAGCGATCACTCCCTGCATCTGGATCGCCCGGATGTCGTCAATGCCGAAGTGGAGCGTTTCCTGACCAAGCTGCGGGCGACCCAGGCTTCCGGCACGTGGACACCGGCACGGTGA
- a CDS encoding tectonin domain-containing protein, whose translation MALVFLSLIPGAASAQWTQLPGPQGTTLKQIAVSSASTIYGLDTGGVLYKWNGVGWDRKGCCVSTISVGSDGELWATNPPDSMRVLRWNGSQWTWNMPTGMKQVTVANASTIYGLDNGGKLFRWNGSAWDQKGCCVSQVSVGGDGELWATNPPDSLRVLKWNGAKWTWSIPTGMTYVAVGNARNVWALNGADQIFKWSGSAWSQVPGALRNISVGNDGTVVGVNSTGGIYRYNGSGGAPALPDQATIEALFPRNVRFAAGENCQAPASKDQKTGVALYYVGPHPRNPDRVLASFALLFRQDCGHAGHSGAHGAESHPGDAEYFYYTLKQDASCSKGWRIHAMKTVAHSGDYKRREINERILDSCDPPGEVVSSLGKHAVYLSWLDCTKRTPAEVCLNSFSAGYNLYNIGTGPGQGPNLAQLMAQNGQSNGQDKVWPADGDGRFCGGQVVGNRADCVGAPGDKMARKAGWQGDEWELPDPDLGGSHSCPYGLENSAGLCYKGCDPGYSGHATMCIPGCPSGFRDDGLYCFKPNSYGRGAGYPWKFGDSLNDSGMYRRCENDHGAGNCEKNGAIVYPKCKQNFHAVGCCVCSPDCPSRTTDIGISCQKHTYDRGVGCLP comes from the coding sequence GTGGCCCTCGTATTCTTGTCGCTTATTCCGGGAGCGGCGAGCGCCCAATGGACGCAGTTGCCAGGGCCGCAAGGCACGACGCTGAAGCAGATAGCCGTTAGCAGCGCCAGCACCATTTACGGTCTCGACACCGGCGGTGTGCTGTACAAGTGGAATGGAGTGGGCTGGGACAGGAAGGGCTGCTGCGTCAGTACAATCTCCGTCGGCAGCGATGGAGAGCTGTGGGCCACCAACCCGCCCGACTCGATGCGAGTGCTTCGGTGGAACGGCTCTCAGTGGACCTGGAACATGCCCACCGGCATGAAGCAGGTCACGGTCGCCAACGCGAGTACGATCTACGGGCTGGACAACGGCGGCAAGCTCTTCAGATGGAACGGCTCGGCCTGGGATCAGAAGGGGTGCTGTGTGAGCCAGGTCTCCGTCGGCGGTGATGGAGAACTTTGGGCGACGAACCCTCCCGACTCGCTGCGCGTCCTGAAGTGGAATGGTGCGAAGTGGACCTGGAGCATCCCCACGGGGATGACCTACGTCGCCGTGGGCAACGCGCGGAATGTCTGGGCGCTCAACGGGGCGGACCAGATCTTCAAGTGGAGCGGCTCTGCGTGGTCCCAGGTGCCGGGAGCGCTGCGCAACATCTCTGTTGGCAATGATGGGACGGTCGTGGGCGTCAACAGCACCGGAGGTATCTATCGGTACAACGGTTCAGGCGGGGCACCTGCGCTGCCGGATCAGGCGACGATCGAGGCCCTCTTCCCGCGCAATGTGCGGTTCGCGGCCGGAGAGAATTGTCAGGCGCCTGCGTCGAAGGACCAGAAGACCGGCGTCGCGCTCTACTACGTCGGTCCTCACCCTCGGAACCCGGACCGGGTGCTCGCCTCCTTCGCGCTCCTCTTCCGCCAGGACTGTGGCCATGCGGGGCACAGCGGCGCTCACGGGGCGGAGTCGCACCCCGGGGATGCCGAGTATTTCTATTACACGTTGAAGCAAGACGCCTCGTGCTCCAAAGGCTGGCGCATTCACGCCATGAAGACCGTCGCCCACAGCGGAGACTACAAGCGGCGCGAAATCAACGAGCGGATCCTGGACTCGTGCGATCCTCCGGGCGAGGTCGTCTCTTCGCTGGGCAAGCACGCCGTCTACCTCTCATGGCTCGACTGTACGAAGCGGACACCAGCCGAGGTCTGCCTCAATAGCTTTTCAGCGGGATACAACTTGTACAACATCGGGACGGGGCCGGGGCAGGGGCCCAACCTCGCGCAGCTCATGGCTCAGAATGGGCAGTCGAATGGGCAGGACAAGGTGTGGCCCGCCGATGGAGATGGCCGGTTCTGCGGAGGGCAGGTGGTTGGCAACCGCGCAGACTGCGTTGGAGCGCCAGGCGACAAGATGGCCAGGAAGGCAGGGTGGCAAGGTGACGAGTGGGAACTCCCTGATCCTGATCTCGGTGGCAGCCACAGTTGCCCCTACGGCTTGGAGAACTCAGCGGGCCTTTGCTACAAGGGATGTGACCCGGGTTACAGCGGTCACGCGACCATGTGCATTCCCGGGTGCCCCTCGGGCTTCCGCGATGACGGGCTCTACTGTTTCAAGCCCAACTCCTACGGCCGCGGCGCGGGCTATCCGTGGAAGTTTGGCGACTCGCTCAACGACAGCGGGATGTACAGACGCTGCGAGAATGATCACGGCGCCGGTAATTGCGAGAAGAATGGGGCCATCGTTTACCCCAAGTGCAAGCAGAACTTCCACGCCGTGGGTTGCTGCGTGTGTAGCCCCGACTGTCCCTCAAGGACGACGGACATCGGTATCTCGTGCCAGAAGCATACCTATGACCGTGGAGTCGGCTGCCTGCCTTAG
- a CDS encoding kelch repeat-containing protein — protein sequence MLTEAVGVYQQHLTVAVPEGIPEIRDAGEWLEFLDASGVAVLRLHALVARDAQGHSRAGDMRLVNVDRIPKAEDPLPRYALASRALRVEMSLPLEGLRGPIVVDPGWSSTASPAVTRSEHTATLLLTGKVLAAGGSGATAELYDPATGTWMATGAMSMARNSHTATLLPTGKVLVAGGTAAGTSSAEMYDPATGKWSQVDPLPVAHVGHTATLLLSGKVLVVGNTVGQLFDPATGKWTQTGSMSASRAAHTATLLPSGKVLVAGGTPGHASAEIYDPEKDTWTTTGSLLAGRHFHTATLLPSGKVLITGGHPYTNVAELYDPETGKWSATAPSLIVKNAHSATLLPSGKVLVAGGLYNPSSSTNIIRDSIEIYDPLAGTWSSGPAMSVGRYYHTSTLLPSGLVFITGWSATSELYDPGAGGWSATGALQSARTGFTLTVLPSGNVLATGGNTGAGPSSSAEEYDAKTRLWKATLGMSVPRDGHTATLLPAGNVLVVGGSSGNTFLDDAELYEPVTSAWMPTGLLTRARSWHTATLLSSGQVLVTGGKNSEGALSSAELYDPLTGTWRSAGSLALARSHHTAVLLTSGKVLVAGGLGSTGTLASAELYDPISNTWRTLLAMASPRAQHRAVRLASGKVLVVGGFQDATALRSAELYDPQTQLWSQTASLEHARALHTATLLPSGRVVVAGGSNGAGEFYSTTEVYDPVLARWARMSPLDMTRAGHQSVVLPTARVLTVGGFNSGLLSSAQLYDDTGASDAWRPVPHLPQVLRPGATTLLSGVGFQGVSAGSSGSSRDSPGAIPSASLVSTEGGLLIPLVSETFSPVSLKLQVPSVAVGSYLLFVSSNGVAGGRMVRVTQDNRMPVAQAVSVTTTRRKPAAVVLQATDLDGDILEYVVVTPPAKGTLSGSVDRLIYTPGDTALGNDSFTYKAHDGEAESNVATVSLVISNASPSGEPQAVYLPKGQTRSVTLRATDPDGDVLAYTVVTPPRNGTLSGTAPGLLYTPRPGFVGTDSFTFKASDGLTASPVIPVSLWVLNAAPVAQALSIQTSEGTPVAVTLRATDADGDALAFGVVTPPAHGSLSGSPPALLYTPEPGYTGPDSFTYQASDGMGTSREAEVALEMSEQVPNRAPAIPRISGGEAQAEADGRVVLSWQASTDAEGDAVLYRLELLRDGAVVSLLSSASPTLSLPSTLPVGVYQWRVEAVDAHGHASGYSEPQRLVITREALDSGAPASGGCSTSGTGGGVFLALWVLLALAQVAVAVTRGSAATAAK from the coding sequence GTGCTTACGGAAGCTGTGGGCGTCTACCAGCAGCACCTCACGGTGGCGGTTCCGGAAGGAATTCCAGAGATACGAGACGCGGGCGAGTGGCTCGAATTTCTGGATGCATCCGGCGTCGCGGTGCTTCGCCTGCACGCCCTGGTGGCCCGTGATGCCCAGGGGCACTCCCGCGCGGGAGACATGCGCCTAGTCAATGTGGACCGCATCCCGAAGGCGGAAGATCCCCTGCCACGGTATGCCCTCGCGAGCAGAGCGCTCCGTGTGGAGATGTCGCTTCCCCTGGAGGGTTTGCGTGGGCCCATCGTGGTGGACCCGGGATGGTCCTCCACGGCGTCCCCAGCGGTCACGCGCTCCGAGCACACCGCGACGTTGTTGCTTACAGGAAAGGTGCTCGCGGCCGGTGGTTCCGGGGCAACGGCGGAACTCTATGATCCAGCCACTGGGACCTGGATGGCCACGGGCGCCATGAGCATGGCACGCAATTCTCACACGGCCACGTTGCTACCCACGGGCAAGGTCTTGGTGGCCGGGGGAACCGCCGCGGGAACATCCTCCGCGGAGATGTATGACCCCGCCACCGGAAAGTGGAGCCAGGTGGATCCCCTGCCCGTTGCCCATGTTGGTCATACGGCGACGCTGCTGCTCTCGGGGAAGGTGTTGGTGGTGGGAAACACCGTTGGGCAGCTCTTTGATCCTGCGACAGGGAAATGGACACAGACAGGTTCAATGAGTGCCTCTCGTGCCGCGCATACCGCCACGTTACTGCCATCGGGCAAGGTTTTGGTGGCAGGGGGAACGCCCGGCCACGCCAGCGCTGAGATCTACGATCCAGAGAAGGACACGTGGACCACAACGGGCTCTCTGCTGGCAGGACGCCACTTTCACACAGCGACCTTGCTGCCATCGGGCAAGGTCCTGATCACGGGAGGACACCCTTACACCAATGTTGCAGAACTCTACGACCCAGAGACGGGGAAATGGAGTGCGACCGCGCCCTCGCTCATCGTCAAAAATGCCCACTCCGCGACGCTCTTGCCCTCGGGCAAGGTCTTGGTGGCAGGTGGGCTCTACAATCCGTCATCGTCGACCAATATAATTCGTGATTCCATCGAAATTTATGACCCCTTGGCGGGGACATGGTCGAGTGGCCCTGCCATGTCGGTTGGGCGGTATTACCATACATCGACGCTGCTTCCTTCAGGACTTGTGTTCATCACAGGCTGGAGCGCGACGTCGGAGCTGTACGATCCAGGAGCGGGTGGTTGGAGTGCCACAGGTGCTCTGCAATCTGCTCGGACGGGCTTCACCCTGACGGTGCTGCCCTCGGGGAATGTGCTGGCCACGGGAGGAAACACAGGGGCGGGCCCCTCTTCTTCGGCGGAGGAGTACGATGCGAAGACCCGGCTCTGGAAGGCGACACTGGGGATGAGCGTGCCGCGCGATGGGCATACCGCGACACTGCTTCCGGCAGGCAATGTCCTGGTGGTGGGAGGTTCCAGTGGGAACACCTTCCTCGACGATGCCGAACTGTACGAGCCGGTGACGTCTGCCTGGATGCCCACGGGTCTGTTGACGAGAGCTCGCTCCTGGCACACCGCGACGCTGCTTTCCTCGGGGCAGGTGCTGGTGACCGGTGGAAAGAACTCGGAGGGGGCCCTGTCCAGCGCGGAACTGTATGATCCACTGACAGGAACGTGGCGGAGCGCGGGGAGTCTAGCGCTGGCCCGGAGCCACCATACGGCGGTCCTGCTGACCTCTGGCAAGGTCCTGGTCGCGGGAGGACTGGGTTCAACAGGTACCCTGGCCAGTGCTGAACTCTATGATCCGATCTCGAACACGTGGAGAACCTTGCTCGCCATGGCGAGTCCCCGTGCGCAGCATCGCGCAGTGCGGTTGGCCTCTGGGAAGGTGTTGGTGGTGGGAGGCTTCCAGGACGCCACGGCGCTTCGGAGCGCGGAACTGTATGACCCGCAAACCCAGCTCTGGAGCCAGACGGCTTCACTGGAACATGCCCGAGCCCTTCACACGGCCACCTTGCTGCCCTCGGGCCGGGTGGTAGTGGCAGGCGGCAGCAATGGCGCGGGTGAGTTCTATTCCACAACGGAGGTGTATGATCCCGTCCTGGCGAGGTGGGCGCGCATGAGTCCCCTGGACATGACCCGGGCGGGCCACCAGTCCGTGGTGTTGCCCACGGCCCGTGTGCTCACGGTGGGCGGCTTCAACAGTGGGCTGCTCAGCTCTGCCCAGCTCTACGATGACACCGGTGCCAGCGATGCCTGGCGCCCTGTTCCCCACCTGCCCCAGGTGCTTCGTCCCGGAGCGACCACCCTTCTGTCGGGCGTGGGCTTCCAAGGCGTCTCCGCGGGTAGCAGCGGAAGCTCACGGGATTCGCCGGGGGCCATCCCCAGCGCGTCTTTGGTGAGCACCGAGGGCGGTTTGCTGATTCCGCTGGTGAGCGAGACCTTCTCCCCGGTCTCGCTCAAGCTCCAGGTGCCCTCCGTGGCTGTGGGCAGCTACCTCCTCTTCGTGTCGTCCAACGGCGTGGCGGGAGGGCGGATGGTGCGCGTCACACAAGACAACCGGATGCCGGTGGCCCAGGCCGTGTCGGTGACCACGACGCGGCGCAAGCCTGCCGCGGTGGTGTTGCAGGCCACGGATTTGGACGGAGACATCCTGGAGTACGTGGTGGTGACACCGCCCGCGAAAGGAACGCTCTCTGGATCCGTGGACCGCCTCATCTACACCCCCGGCGATACCGCCCTGGGCAATGACTCCTTCACCTACAAGGCCCATGATGGGGAGGCGGAATCCAATGTGGCCACCGTCTCTCTGGTGATCTCTAACGCCTCGCCCAGCGGAGAGCCGCAGGCGGTTTATCTGCCCAAGGGGCAAACACGATCGGTGACCCTGAGGGCCACGGACCCCGATGGGGACGTGCTGGCGTACACGGTGGTGACGCCGCCTCGGAATGGCACGCTGTCGGGCACCGCTCCGGGTCTTCTCTACACGCCCAGGCCGGGCTTCGTGGGAACGGACTCCTTCACCTTCAAGGCGAGCGATGGGCTGACGGCTTCCCCCGTCATCCCCGTGTCGCTCTGGGTCTTGAATGCTGCCCCCGTGGCACAGGCCCTATCGATCCAGACTTCGGAGGGGACGCCCGTAGCGGTAACGCTGCGGGCCACGGATGCGGATGGAGACGCGCTGGCGTTCGGGGTGGTGACGCCGCCAGCCCATGGCTCGCTCTCGGGTTCACCGCCCGCACTGCTCTACACGCCCGAGCCCGGCTATACCGGACCCGATTCCTTCACCTATCAGGCAAGCGATGGGATGGGCACCTCTCGCGAGGCAGAGGTGGCCTTGGAGATGTCCGAGCAGGTGCCCAACCGGGCCCCTGCGATCCCTCGGATCTCTGGCGGTGAGGCACAGGCCGAAGCAGATGGCAGGGTGGTGCTTTCGTGGCAGGCATCCACAGATGCCGAGGGGGATGCGGTGCTCTACCGGCTCGAACTGCTCCGAGACGGTGCGGTCGTGTCACTGCTGAGCTCGGCGTCGCCCACGCTGAGTCTGCCGTCCACGTTGCCTGTGGGCGTCTATCAGTGGCGGGTGGAGGCCGTGGATGCCCATGGGCATGCCAGTGGCTATTCCGAGCCTCAGCGTCTGGTGATTACCCGCGAAGCCTTGGACTCTGGCGCGCCCGCTTCGGGGGGCTGCTCCACATCTGGAACGGGCGGTGGAGTGTTCTTGGCGCTCTGGGTCTTGCTGGCCTTGGCCCAGGTGGCCGTGGCGGTGACCCGGGGCTCGGCGGCCACAGCCGCGAAATAA
- a CDS encoding response regulator, with the protein MTSEDLGRPIEILLVEDNPGDVRLTIEALKEGKVRNNLSVARDGVEALAFLRREGIHEKASRPDLILLDLNLPRKDGREVLEEIKQDASLRRIPVVVLTTSKAEEDILRTYDLHANCYINKPVDLEQFILVVRSIDDFWLSVVRLPSKV; encoded by the coding sequence ATGACGAGCGAAGATCTCGGCAGGCCCATTGAGATTCTCCTGGTGGAAGACAACCCAGGCGATGTGCGGCTGACCATCGAGGCCCTCAAAGAGGGCAAGGTGCGCAACAACCTCTCCGTCGCCCGCGACGGGGTGGAGGCGCTGGCGTTCCTGCGGCGGGAGGGCATTCACGAGAAGGCATCGCGCCCGGACCTCATCCTCCTGGACCTGAACCTTCCTCGAAAGGATGGGCGCGAGGTGCTGGAGGAAATCAAGCAGGACGCCTCGCTGCGGCGCATTCCGGTGGTGGTGCTCACCACGTCCAAGGCCGAGGAGGACATCCTGCGCACGTACGACCTGCACGCCAACTGCTACATCAACAAGCCGGTGGACCTGGAGCAGTTCATCTTGGTGGTCCGGTCCATTGATGATTTCTGGTTGTCGGTGGTGCGGTTGCCCTCGAAGGTCTGA
- a CDS encoding DUF5953 family protein → MTNHRTLILIVYAPALVGDDGRTLAVVHGIERALPGVRLEWELSKAGRPIALLQRDGWLAEASARGKFPLLCNGDESHPVTVTGWGTPARQNAGGQPQFEVHLELPLDAATIAAAADLLDGVAEGARAFWGRATPDGAALDIAYQTAPTLQGPPSPRRGLPALKLFKEIRAPEIPYYLGWLNYWSDAAARAIGFPDPSRDADLLSRARRTERGGWIVRLTDTPLDLDNPAHLEALLRAYERFPEIGGRVPLR, encoded by the coding sequence ATGACCAACCACAGAACCCTTATCCTCATCGTCTACGCGCCTGCGCTTGTGGGCGACGACGGTCGCACGCTCGCAGTCGTCCACGGAATCGAACGGGCGCTTCCCGGTGTGCGCTTGGAGTGGGAACTGTCAAAGGCGGGGCGGCCCATCGCGTTGCTACAACGCGATGGGTGGCTCGCTGAGGCGAGCGCGCGCGGGAAGTTCCCGCTGCTGTGCAACGGCGACGAGAGTCACCCCGTGACGGTTACAGGATGGGGAACACCTGCGCGCCAAAACGCGGGCGGCCAGCCACAATTTGAGGTCCATCTAGAGTTGCCGCTGGATGCAGCCACCATCGCGGCTGCGGCGGATCTGCTGGATGGCGTGGCAGAAGGCGCACGCGCGTTCTGGGGGCGTGCGACGCCGGACGGCGCTGCGCTGGACATTGCGTATCAGACAGCACCCACGCTGCAAGGGCCGCCGTCCCCACGCCGGGGGCTGCCTGCACTGAAGCTCTTCAAGGAGATCCGCGCGCCAGAGATTCCTTATTACCTCGGGTGGCTGAACTACTGGTCCGATGCTGCCGCTCGAGCTATCGGCTTCCCGGATCCCTCACGTGACGCGGACTTGCTCTCTCGGGCGCGACGCACCGAGCGGGGCGGGTGGATCGTTCGGCTTACAGATACGCCGCTCGATCTCGACAACCCCGCGCACTTGGAGGCGCTCTTGCGCGCTTATGAGCGCTTCCCGGAGATTGGCGGGCGCGTTCCCCTGCGATGA
- the catB gene encoding type B chloramphenicol O-acetyltransferase, translated as MTHFFESPFKGITLDRQVTHPNIVVGRYSYYSGYYHGHSFEDCARFLLPQQGADRLLVGSFCSIGSGAAFIMAGNQGHRNEWVSTFPFFYMSEVPHFAGARDGYLSAGDTVIDNDVWIGSEAILMPGIQVGHGAVIGTRALVTRNVEPYTIVGGNPARPIRKRFSEEQISMLLEMNWWDWPEAQLHEAMPLLCDDDVAALHRWWQAR; from the coding sequence ATGACCCATTTTTTCGAAAGTCCCTTCAAGGGCATCACGCTCGATCGTCAGGTCACCCATCCGAACATCGTGGTCGGCCGCTACAGCTACTATTCCGGCTACTACCACGGTCACAGCTTCGAGGACTGTGCCCGCTTCTTGCTTCCGCAGCAGGGGGCAGACCGGCTGCTCGTGGGCAGCTTCTGCTCCATCGGCTCGGGTGCAGCCTTCATCATGGCGGGAAATCAGGGCCATCGGAACGAATGGGTCAGCACCTTTCCGTTCTTCTACATGTCCGAGGTGCCACATTTTGCCGGCGCCCGCGACGGCTACCTGTCGGCAGGGGACACGGTCATTGACAATGATGTCTGGATCGGCTCGGAAGCCATCCTGATGCCCGGCATCCAGGTGGGCCACGGCGCCGTCATCGGCACCCGGGCGCTGGTGACGCGAAATGTCGAGCCCTACACCATCGTGGGCGGCAACCCGGCCAGGCCCATCCGCAAGCGCTTTTCCGAAGAGCAGATCTCCATGCTGCTGGAGATGAACTGGTGGGATTGGCCCGAAGCGCAACTGCACGAAGCCATGCCCCTTCTGTGTGACGACGATGTCGCGGCGCTGCACCGCTGGTGGCAGGCTCGCTAG
- a CDS encoding DUF6310 domain-containing protein, whose amino-acid sequence MTTKRRRPECEPTPVPHAGEDPLHNECADKFPPNRYPGKDVLVGGKRFDALQVGVRVLWEIKTHRFDTYNAFIQRMTILEEVPLLQEERDIAEACGYDFIVGVSTQAHKDALLQQDPRLFIVVTGCKR is encoded by the coding sequence GTGACGACGAAGCGCCGCCGCCCAGAGTGCGAGCCCACCCCAGTGCCACACGCGGGCGAAGATCCCCTGCATAACGAGTGCGCCGATAAGTTTCCGCCGAACCGCTACCCCGGCAAGGACGTGCTCGTTGGCGGCAAGCGCTTTGATGCGCTGCAAGTCGGCGTGCGCGTGCTGTGGGAGATCAAGACCCATCGATTTGACACGTACAATGCCTTCATCCAGCGGATGACGATCCTGGAGGAAGTGCCGTTGCTACAGGAAGAGCGGGACATCGCGGAGGCCTGTGGATACGACTTCATCGTTGGGGTGAGCACCCAAGCCCATAAAGATGCGTTACTGCAGCAGGATCCCAGGCTCTTTATTGTCGTCACAGGGTGCAAGCGATGA
- a CDS encoding ATP-binding response regulator, with protein sequence MTEERPLRLLLVEDNAGDARLIQEELKEVAAERFRVQHVERMAQAERCVTESAPDVVLLDLSLPDGHGLGNISRLLQAGPTVPLVVLTGTDDERLAVQAVHQGAQDYLVKGQVTGPLLVRALRYAIERKRVEEGLKREEAQRQTAVFREQFLAILGHDLRNPLQAISGNAGLLLRYGGLAEPQRKAVNRISISADRMSRMINDVLDFTRARLGGGYPVTRAQVNLHDVLRQVVEELEVAHAQRNFELSLSGNGWGEWDADSIAQAASNLVGNAVQYSPEDTPVAVVVRDEGEAIRVEVRNQGTPIPEERLPHVFDPFVRGAEGANNKARTGLGLGLYITHEIVRAHGGTLRVTSTAAEGTRFWMSLPRSGAPVAPVS encoded by the coding sequence ATGACCGAAGAACGTCCGCTGAGGCTGCTGCTGGTGGAGGACAACGCCGGCGATGCGCGCCTCATCCAGGAGGAGCTCAAGGAGGTGGCCGCCGAGCGCTTCCGGGTGCAGCACGTGGAGCGGATGGCCCAGGCGGAGCGGTGTGTCACCGAGTCGGCGCCCGATGTGGTGCTGTTGGATCTGTCCCTGCCGGATGGGCACGGGCTGGGCAACATCTCGCGGCTGCTCCAGGCGGGCCCCACGGTGCCGCTGGTGGTGCTCACCGGCACGGACGACGAGCGTCTGGCAGTACAGGCGGTCCACCAGGGGGCGCAGGACTATCTGGTGAAGGGGCAGGTGACGGGGCCGTTGCTGGTACGGGCGCTGCGCTATGCCATCGAGCGCAAGCGGGTGGAGGAGGGGCTCAAGCGGGAGGAGGCCCAGCGGCAGACGGCGGTCTTCCGCGAGCAGTTCCTGGCCATCCTCGGCCATGATTTGCGCAACCCGTTGCAGGCCATCTCCGGCAACGCGGGGCTGCTCTTGCGCTACGGGGGGCTGGCCGAGCCGCAGCGCAAGGCGGTCAACCGCATCTCCATCTCCGCGGACCGGATGTCGCGGATGATCAACGACGTGCTGGACTTCACCCGGGCGCGGCTGGGGGGCGGATACCCGGTGACGCGGGCCCAGGTGAACCTGCACGACGTGCTGCGGCAGGTGGTGGAGGAACTGGAGGTGGCGCACGCGCAGCGGAACTTCGAGCTGAGCCTGTCGGGCAATGGGTGGGGGGAATGGGATGCGGACAGCATCGCCCAGGCGGCCTCCAACCTGGTGGGCAACGCGGTGCAGTACTCCCCCGAGGACACCCCCGTGGCGGTGGTGGTCCGGGACGAAGGGGAGGCCATCCGGGTGGAAGTCCGCAATCAGGGGACGCCCATTCCCGAGGAGCGGCTGCCGCACGTTTTCGATCCCTTCGTCCGGGGGGCCGAGGGAGCGAACAACAAGGCGCGCACGGGGCTGGGGCTGGGGCTCTACATCACCCACGAAATCGTGCGCGCTCACGGCGGCACCCTGCGCGTGACGTCCACCGCCGCCGAGGGCACCCGCTTCTGGATGTCCCTGCCTCGGTCAGGGGCCCCGGTAGCCCCGGTGTCCTGA